One region of Erwinia tracheiphila genomic DNA includes:
- a CDS encoding phage tail fiber protein codes for MPIDITSANSKLNIVVPSFYPGGFDVDDYAAEDMFEAGALQNAEDMMSADGKYHAGFIFNPQDFTVNLMPTSNAGSLIDKWYAAERTAVGKFACNATLIIPALSVKYNFVNGVLYTWTQIPPGKRILQSRPAVFHFESVTSSPA; via the coding sequence ATGCCAATCGACATTACCAGCGCTAATTCAAAATTAAATATCGTTGTCCCATCCTTCTATCCGGGCGGATTTGATGTTGATGATTACGCCGCAGAAGACATGTTTGAGGCTGGAGCATTGCAGAATGCCGAAGACATGATGTCCGCTGACGGGAAATACCACGCTGGCTTTATTTTCAACCCGCAGGATTTCACCGTCAATCTTATGCCGACCTCAAACGCCGGATCACTGATTGATAAGTGGTATGCAGCAGAACGGACGGCAGTCGGCAAGTTTGCCTGCAATGCGACGCTGATCATTCCTGCATTAAGTGTGAAGTACAATTTTGTTAATGGCGTTCTCTATACGTGGACGCAAATACCACCAGGCAAGAGGATATTGCAATCGCGTCCTGCCGTCTTCCATTTTGAATCAGTCACATCGAGTCCGGCATAA
- a CDS encoding DUF3383 domain-containing protein: MSKIPLSRDFKITPSTVSAAGTALDVYGLLLSDNELLPVGKVAEYTSASDVGLAFGTTSKEYLAASLYMSGYDNSTVRPGAVLFGRLALEAVSGWLMSGSFKGVKIAALKGITGTITLTVDGAAVTSTSINLASVTSFTDAATAIAAAFGSGVTVDWLPVQSRFIIRSATTGADSEVSLAQEGTAATALKLTSATAATISPGAAATSITDTMESIINQNQDWVLTSSLVELDDDQKEELCAWVSASSNRYGYAYHDPSDAGTVANNDATFQQSVVVTNGYENVFAVYGTYLYAVLALAYSASLNFSRTNGRVSYKFRAFSGLAPNVTDNSTAAALESNGYNFYGYYGQNKTLAQYVSDGSISGKYLWLDSFISQVWINANLVSAFASLFTQNASYAFNPTGYASVSAAVIDVAASAKTFGAIRTGVTLDQSQINIVNDAVGSDISNTLYTEGWYLYIPTQTGTARIERSLKGVIFYYVDGQLIQSIDMTSTNIL; the protein is encoded by the coding sequence ATGAGCAAAATTCCATTATCGCGTGATTTTAAAATCACGCCTTCCACCGTAAGCGCTGCTGGAACAGCACTGGATGTTTACGGGCTTCTTTTGTCAGATAACGAACTGCTTCCTGTTGGCAAAGTCGCGGAGTACACCAGCGCTTCTGATGTTGGCCTGGCTTTTGGCACAACCAGCAAAGAGTACCTTGCAGCCTCGCTTTATATGTCAGGGTACGATAATTCCACCGTTCGCCCCGGGGCTGTATTATTTGGGAGATTGGCTCTTGAGGCGGTCTCCGGCTGGCTCATGTCAGGAAGCTTTAAAGGCGTTAAAATTGCTGCTCTAAAAGGCATTACGGGGACCATTACATTAACTGTTGATGGTGCTGCTGTAACCAGCACATCAATAAACCTTGCCTCTGTTACCAGCTTCACCGATGCGGCAACCGCTATTGCCGCCGCTTTTGGAAGCGGCGTTACAGTTGACTGGTTACCTGTTCAGAGTCGGTTCATTATTCGTTCTGCGACTACTGGTGCTGACAGCGAAGTTTCTCTGGCGCAGGAAGGAACTGCTGCCACTGCCCTGAAATTAACATCGGCCACTGCTGCTACGATTTCACCGGGTGCGGCGGCAACCAGCATTACCGATACAATGGAATCCATTATTAATCAGAATCAGGATTGGGTTCTGACATCTTCCCTGGTTGAACTGGACGACGATCAGAAAGAAGAACTGTGTGCCTGGGTAAGCGCATCCAGCAACCGATATGGGTACGCATATCACGACCCCTCAGATGCTGGCACGGTGGCTAATAACGATGCGACATTCCAGCAGAGCGTTGTGGTGACCAATGGTTATGAGAACGTGTTTGCGGTATATGGCACTTACCTGTATGCAGTGCTGGCGCTGGCATATTCAGCATCACTGAACTTCAGTCGCACCAATGGACGTGTGTCATATAAATTCCGTGCATTTTCCGGCCTTGCACCTAATGTTACTGACAACTCAACTGCCGCAGCGCTTGAGTCTAACGGATATAACTTTTACGGCTATTACGGCCAGAATAAGACGCTGGCTCAGTACGTTTCTGATGGCTCAATCAGTGGAAAATACCTGTGGCTGGACAGCTTTATCAGTCAGGTGTGGATTAACGCTAATCTCGTTTCTGCATTCGCCAGTCTCTTTACACAAAACGCATCTTATGCGTTCAACCCAACTGGTTACGCCTCTGTTTCTGCTGCCGTTATTGATGTGGCGGCCAGTGCTAAAACTTTCGGTGCCATTCGTACAGGCGTCACACTGGATCAGTCGCAAATCAACATTGTTAATGATGCGGTGGGTTCAGACATATCAAACACTCTTTATACAGAAGGCTGGTATCTGTACATCCCCACGCAGACAGGGACAGCAAGAATTGAGCGAAGCCTCAAAGGGGTTATCTTCTATTACGTCGATGGACAGTTAATCCAGAGCATCGATATGACTTCAACAAACATTCTGTAA
- a CDS encoding phage neck terminator protein, with the protein MNDMTIDDVIDVLADFAEPHIGKCEQAQANRVPMDKGEFNILTPLRFRRLSTSREKNKDTGVQSTSSIGFTEVRQAEIQVDIYGDGAGDRAIALETLFRTGYAYDAIKAIDARVAPLYSTEAIQAPMINAENQWQERYMLTLYLQVHITIDVQQDFFDKAQITINQADKATL; encoded by the coding sequence ATGAACGATATGACCATCGATGACGTGATTGACGTGCTGGCCGATTTCGCAGAACCACACATTGGAAAGTGTGAACAGGCACAGGCCAACAGAGTGCCAATGGATAAAGGTGAGTTCAACATCCTGACGCCGTTACGGTTCAGGAGGCTGTCAACCAGTCGGGAGAAAAATAAAGACACCGGGGTGCAGTCCACAAGTTCCATTGGGTTCACTGAGGTTCGTCAGGCAGAAATACAGGTTGATATTTATGGTGATGGTGCTGGTGACAGAGCTATTGCACTGGAAACATTATTCCGAACCGGATATGCCTATGATGCAATTAAGGCCATCGACGCTCGCGTGGCACCGCTGTACAGCACGGAGGCCATACAGGCACCCATGATCAACGCCGAAAATCAGTGGCAGGAGCGCTATATGCTCACACTGTATTTGCAGGTTCATATCACGATAGACGTCCAGCAGGACTTCTTCGACAAGGCTCAAATCACTATTAACCAGGCTGATAAGGCGACTTTATGA
- a CDS encoding DUF4054 domain-containing protein, protein MAVVNLNTTIFRAMYPEFSNVTDALLPFLFDQSTDYLDNTDFSLVDDAVKRERLLYLLMAHLAYVKYGDAQKNGGSGMVGRISSASEGSVSVSADIGSTEFRYSWYTQSPYGMSFWQATKVYRMANYYPGS, encoded by the coding sequence ATGGCCGTTGTGAATCTGAATACCACCATTTTCCGCGCCATGTACCCTGAATTTTCTAACGTCACCGACGCTCTCCTTCCATTCCTGTTCGACCAGTCCACGGACTATCTGGACAACACCGACTTTTCACTTGTTGACGACGCCGTGAAGCGGGAGCGACTGCTCTACCTGCTAATGGCGCATCTTGCTTATGTGAAATATGGGGACGCTCAGAAAAACGGTGGTTCAGGAATGGTCGGGCGCATTTCATCGGCGTCAGAGGGGAGTGTGTCCGTTTCGGCGGACATTGGCTCGACGGAATTCAGGTATTCCTGGTATACCCAAAGCCCTTACGGAATGAGTTTCTGGCAGGCGACGAAAGTTTACCGCATGGCTAACTACTATCCGGGGAGCTGA
- a CDS encoding structural cement protein Gp24, giving the protein MSFQKNVKLYSGVGQAGAPASNSPIIAAAGGPGAFQAGANGLIMTRFAWRNSTNPKLLDNTGTGSPVGFIYNNANATIGYLQANSMTIPAYREASPVVGGDFWALATTVATVGQKVFAVLATGLLATGAAGATIDGAVETDWYVASPAAIGDLLIISTWSKA; this is encoded by the coding sequence ATGTCTTTTCAAAAGAACGTAAAACTCTATTCCGGCGTTGGTCAGGCTGGTGCTCCTGCCTCAAACTCGCCAATTATCGCCGCTGCTGGAGGTCCTGGGGCATTTCAGGCGGGTGCTAATGGACTGATTATGACTCGCTTTGCATGGCGCAATTCAACCAATCCCAAATTACTCGACAACACCGGAACGGGTTCGCCAGTTGGATTTATCTATAACAATGCAAACGCCACAATCGGATATTTGCAGGCAAACAGCATGACCATCCCTGCATACCGGGAGGCATCCCCGGTAGTAGGTGGTGATTTCTGGGCGCTGGCAACAACTGTGGCAACAGTCGGGCAAAAAGTGTTCGCAGTGTTAGCGACTGGTTTGCTGGCAACTGGCGCGGCTGGCGCAACGATTGATGGCGCTGTCGAAACTGACTGGTATGTGGCAAGCCCTGCCGCTATCGGCGACTTATTGATTATTTCTACATGGAGCAAAGCATAA
- a CDS encoding DUF2213 domain-containing protein, with the protein MKDVKFAFDKASVRRYDVDGMLHVELTPISKANVCVYHGKEIPNWEDLGLEPDKAYRLLRDPGELESAVDTFNNKPLLNTHIAVSIINPPKDSIIGATGSNAIFEGGYLKNSLVIWDANSIIGVENKQQREISSSYRYRLDMTPGVFEGEAYDGVMRDIVCNHVAIVPSGRAGPDVFVYDSLPTGLKLMSKIQKLMALFKPHLANDANPEEMEKKVEEIIKDDDQKDVKVAKDSEDEKDKVAKDEDDDEKDKKPKTADDEDDKPENKKDDKLAMDEAIRREVQRVEARHIALRQAERDVRPVVGDLACDSADDVYRTALKQMGCTEHATLPAAALQSVFKAYSRPAMANDSNPITHTSRTAVKAFFEGK; encoded by the coding sequence ATGAAAGATGTGAAGTTTGCCTTCGATAAGGCGAGCGTTCGCCGCTATGACGTTGACGGGATGCTTCATGTTGAGTTGACCCCAATCAGCAAAGCAAATGTTTGTGTCTATCACGGAAAAGAAATCCCCAACTGGGAAGATTTAGGACTCGAGCCTGATAAGGCATACCGGTTATTGCGTGATCCAGGTGAGCTGGAGAGCGCAGTAGACACATTTAATAACAAGCCGCTTCTGAACACTCACATTGCCGTCTCCATTATCAATCCACCAAAGGACTCCATCATTGGTGCGACTGGCAGCAATGCCATATTCGAAGGTGGCTACCTGAAAAACTCGCTGGTTATCTGGGACGCTAATTCGATCATCGGCGTGGAAAACAAGCAACAGCGTGAAATCTCATCTTCTTATCGCTATCGGCTGGATATGACGCCGGGAGTGTTTGAGGGCGAAGCATACGATGGCGTCATGCGTGACATCGTTTGTAACCATGTGGCAATTGTGCCAAGTGGCCGGGCTGGCCCGGATGTATTTGTTTATGACTCACTACCAACAGGACTCAAACTGATGTCAAAAATTCAGAAGCTTATGGCGCTCTTCAAGCCTCATCTGGCTAACGATGCCAACCCTGAAGAGATGGAAAAGAAAGTCGAAGAAATTATCAAAGATGATGATCAAAAAGACGTGAAAGTAGCAAAGGATTCTGAGGATGAAAAAGACAAAGTCGCCAAAGATGAAGATGACGACGAAAAAGATAAAAAGCCTAAAACGGCTGATGATGAAGATGATAAGCCTGAAAACAAAAAAGACGACAAGCTGGCGATGGATGAAGCTATCCGCCGTGAAGTTCAGCGCGTAGAGGCGCGTCATATTGCTTTGCGTCAGGCCGAGCGTGACGTCCGCCCTGTGGTGGGGGATTTGGCTTGTGACAGCGCTGACGATGTTTATCGCACTGCATTGAAACAGATGGGCTGCACTGAACATGCAACGTTGCCAGCAGCGGCGTTACAGTCAGTGTTCAAGGCTTACTCTCGCCCTGCAATGGCAAATGACTCAAACCCTATCACTCACACCTCACGTACCGCCGTAAAAGCATTCTTCGAGGGTAAATAA